In Streptomyces sp. RFCAC02, the following proteins share a genomic window:
- a CDS encoding helix-turn-helix transcriptional regulator → MDQHAMAVLGLSDTEEAAYRHFLRNPRTPPADLHVLLRCDRRTADLALTRLRRLRLLLGDDAAVWAADPEVAVPRLAEERLDELHGQMRRLTRYRPIIRSLAGDRPPAAPDGGAAADGVERIEDLRQVRNRIDDLAFFAHDEVLSAEPYDALSPENIAHARALDMRCLRRGVRIRNIVRTAALGDPPTLAYLTELRAAGARVRAADAFSELILVYDRRTALVPIDPRDTSRGALCARESGLVGNIVTLFERLWEAADDLDTLVAPGAGPEPELTRTQRLVLSRMCAVSKDESGARQIGVSLRTYRRHIADLLQLLGADNRAQAALLARERGWI, encoded by the coding sequence ATGGACCAGCACGCCATGGCCGTCCTCGGTCTGTCGGACACGGAGGAGGCCGCCTACCGCCACTTCCTGCGCAACCCCCGCACCCCACCGGCCGACCTGCACGTCCTGCTGCGCTGCGACCGCCGCACGGCGGACCTCGCGCTCACGCGGCTGCGGCGCCTGCGGCTGCTGCTCGGGGACGACGCGGCCGTGTGGGCGGCCGACCCCGAGGTGGCCGTGCCCCGCCTCGCGGAGGAGCGCCTGGACGAACTCCACGGTCAGATGCGCCGCCTGACGCGCTACCGCCCGATCATCCGCTCCCTGGCCGGCGACCGGCCGCCCGCCGCACCGGACGGCGGCGCGGCGGCCGACGGCGTCGAACGCATCGAGGACCTGCGACAGGTGCGCAACCGCATCGACGACCTGGCGTTCTTCGCCCACGACGAGGTGCTGTCCGCCGAGCCGTACGACGCCCTGAGCCCGGAGAACATCGCGCACGCCCGCGCCCTCGACATGCGCTGCCTGCGGCGCGGCGTCCGTATCAGGAACATCGTCCGCACGGCCGCGCTCGGCGACCCGCCGACCCTCGCGTACCTGACGGAACTGCGCGCCGCCGGGGCGCGCGTCAGGGCGGCGGACGCGTTCTCCGAGCTGATCCTCGTCTACGACCGGCGCACGGCGCTGGTCCCCATCGACCCCCGCGACACCTCGCGCGGAGCGCTGTGCGCCCGGGAGAGCGGCCTCGTGGGCAACATCGTCACGCTGTTCGAACGGCTGTGGGAGGCGGCGGACGACCTCGACACCCTCGTCGCGCCCGGCGCCGGGCCGGAACCGGAGCTGACGCGGACGCAGCGTCTCGTCCTGTCCCGCATGTGCGCGGTCAGCAAGGACGAGAGCGGCGCGCGGCAGATCGGTGTGTCGCTGCGCACGTACCGGCGGCACATCGCCGACCTCCTCCAACTGCTCGGCGCGGACAACCGCGCGCAGGCGGCGCTCCTCGCGCGCGAGCGCGGCTGGATCTGA